From Ancylobacter pratisalsi, one genomic window encodes:
- a CDS encoding carbohydrate ABC transporter permease: MTRPSARGLTISAQRRRAAALFLAPMLVVLLLVAGWPLLRTVWFGFTDASLGDPGRAHWVGFANYLEWFSYGEDDGEWVGLLVDDEWWRAVWNTLVFTFVTVSIETTLGLIVAMVLNVRFPLRGLVRAAVLIPWAIPTVVSAKMWAWMLNDQFGIINDLGMKLGLLSAPVAWVASSETAMIAVMLVDIWKSTPFMALLILAGLQMIPEDIYEAAKIDGVNPLLTFWRVTLPLAAPAILVAVIFRALDALRVFDIIYVLTPNNAETRTMSVFVQQNLFQFDQFAYGSAASTLLFLVIAFITLGYIRAARLNLD; this comes from the coding sequence ATGACCAGACCTTCGGCCCGGGGCCTCACCATCAGCGCGCAGCGGCGCCGCGCCGCCGCGCTCTTTCTCGCGCCCATGCTTGTGGTGTTGCTGCTGGTGGCCGGCTGGCCGCTGCTGCGCACGGTGTGGTTCGGCTTCACCGATGCCTCGCTGGGTGATCCCGGCCGTGCGCACTGGGTCGGCTTCGCCAACTATCTGGAATGGTTTTCCTATGGCGAGGACGATGGCGAGTGGGTCGGCCTGCTGGTCGATGACGAATGGTGGCGGGCGGTCTGGAATACACTGGTCTTCACCTTCGTCACCGTGTCGATCGAGACCACGCTCGGTCTCATCGTCGCCATGGTGCTCAATGTGAGGTTCCCGCTGCGCGGGCTGGTGCGCGCCGCCGTGCTCATCCCCTGGGCCATTCCCACGGTGGTTTCGGCCAAGATGTGGGCGTGGATGCTCAACGACCAGTTCGGCATCATCAACGATCTCGGGATGAAGCTCGGGCTGCTCTCCGCCCCGGTGGCGTGGGTCGCCTCGTCTGAAACGGCGATGATCGCGGTGATGCTGGTCGACATATGGAAGTCGACGCCCTTCATGGCCCTGCTGATCCTGGCCGGTCTTCAGATGATCCCCGAGGACATCTACGAGGCGGCGAAGATCGACGGGGTAAATCCGCTGCTCACCTTCTGGCGGGTGACGCTGCCCCTCGCCGCGCCCGCGATCCTCGTCGCCGTGATCTTCCGTGCGCTGGATGCGCTGCGCGTCTTCGACATCATCTACGTGCTGACCCCGAACAACGCCGAGACCCGCACCATGTCGGTCTTCGTGCAGCAGAACCTGTTCCAGTTCGACCAGTTCGCCTATGGCTCGGCGGCCTCGACGCTGCTGTTCCTGGTGATCGCCTTCATCACGCTCGGCTACATCCGGGCCGCCCGGCTTAACCTGGACTGA
- a CDS encoding ABC transporter substrate-binding protein, with the protein MKISRALTCLATGITLAMTASVAPAADLQIVSGAVGRDIQVLRENLDRFQELTGHKVTIVEMPSSSTDQFAQYRLWLSAGNSDIDVYRTDIIWAPQIAEHLLDLSKYEKASAASKAHFPSIIQSQTVAGKLVALPYYTDAPALFYRTDLLEKYKLDVPKTWDELASTAKTIQDGERKAGAGNIHGYVFQAAAYEGLTCNGLEWLVSHGGGHIVEDDGTISVNNDKAAAAIEQAASWIGTISPKGVLGYKEEEARGVWQTGNAVFMRNWPYAYALSNTDDSAVKGKFGVAALPSGGAGSAATLGGWNLAVSKYTKHPDAAVELVVFLTSAEAQKMRAIKNNNLPTRPALYEDEEILKAQPSIGLWKDIFVNSTPRPSAATKADYNEVSKEFWDAVHATLAGKGSAQRNLARLEARLKRLKGSGWD; encoded by the coding sequence ATGAAGATTTCACGCGCACTCACCTGTCTCGCCACAGGCATCACGCTGGCGATGACCGCGTCCGTCGCCCCGGCCGCCGATCTGCAGATCGTCTCAGGTGCCGTGGGGCGCGACATTCAGGTGTTGCGCGAGAATCTGGACCGCTTCCAGGAGTTGACCGGGCACAAGGTCACCATCGTCGAGATGCCCTCCTCCTCGACCGACCAGTTCGCGCAGTACCGCCTGTGGCTGTCGGCCGGCAATAGCGACATCGACGTTTACCGTACCGACATCATCTGGGCGCCGCAGATCGCCGAGCACCTGCTCGACCTCTCAAAGTACGAGAAGGCCAGCGCCGCCTCCAAGGCGCACTTCCCCTCGATCATCCAGTCACAGACGGTGGCGGGCAAGCTGGTCGCGCTGCCCTATTACACCGACGCCCCGGCGCTGTTCTATCGCACCGACCTGCTCGAAAAGTACAAGCTCGATGTGCCCAAGACCTGGGACGAACTTGCCAGCACGGCCAAGACGATCCAGGACGGCGAGCGCAAGGCGGGCGCGGGCAACATCCATGGCTACGTGTTCCAGGCCGCCGCCTATGAGGGCCTCACCTGCAACGGTCTCGAATGGCTGGTCTCCCACGGCGGTGGGCACATCGTCGAAGACGACGGCACGATCTCGGTCAACAATGACAAGGCCGCCGCCGCTATCGAGCAGGCGGCCTCGTGGATCGGCACCATCTCGCCCAAGGGCGTGCTGGGCTACAAGGAAGAGGAAGCGCGCGGGGTCTGGCAGACCGGCAATGCCGTCTTCATGCGCAACTGGCCCTATGCCTATGCCCTATCCAACACGGACGACAGCGCGGTGAAGGGCAAGTTCGGCGTCGCGGCGCTGCCCTCGGGCGGCGCTGGTTCGGCGGCAACCCTTGGCGGCTGGAATCTCGCGGTCTCCAAGTACACCAAGCATCCCGACGCCGCCGTGGAGCTGGTGGTGTTCCTCACCAGCGCCGAGGCGCAGAAGATGCGGGCCATCAAGAACAACAACCTTCCCACCCGGCCCGCGCTCTATGAGGACGAGGAAATCCTCAAGGCCCAGCCCAGCATCGGGCTGTGGAAGGACATCTTCGTCAACTCGACCCCGCGCCCCTCCGCGGCGACCAAGGCCGACTACAACGAGGTCTCCAAGGAGTTCTGGGACGCGGTCCACGCCACCCTGGCCGGCAAGGGCAGCGCACAGCGCAATCTCGCGCGGCTTGAAGCCCGGCTGAAGCGGCTGAAGGGCTCGGGCTGGGACTGA
- the hydA gene encoding dihydropyrimidinase: MSIVIKGGTVVTADRSFEADVLIDGESIAAVGPGLSGDTVLDASGAYVMPGGIDPHTHLEMPFMGTTAAETWESGSFAALSGGTTMVVDFVIPENENLIGALNAWEARASRQASADYSFHMCITGWSQPVFEAMEQVVARGVNSFKHFMAYKGALMVDDDQMFASFQRCAALGALPLVHAENGDIVAALQQKLLAEGVRGPEAHAFSRPAEVEGEATNRAIMIADAAGVPIYIVHVSCEQSHEAIRRARQKGMRVYGEPLIQHLTLDEGVYTHPDWDYAAQRVMSPPFRDRVHQDSLWAGLSAGSLQVVATDHCAFTTAQKRMGMDDFTRIPNGTGGLEDRMPMLWTRGVETGRLTPSEFVAVTSTNIARILNLYPRKGALVAGADADIVVLDPKAGKTISAARQTSIIDYNVFEGFEVRGLPRYTLSRGEVVWSQGRNDLPRPGRGRFIPRPAFNPVNRALSTWKALVAPRAVTRDPARMPIGV; the protein is encoded by the coding sequence ATGTCCATCGTCATCAAGGGCGGCACCGTGGTCACCGCCGACCGGTCGTTCGAGGCGGATGTGTTGATCGACGGCGAGAGCATCGCCGCGGTCGGGCCGGGGCTTTCCGGCGACACGGTGCTTGATGCCTCGGGCGCGTATGTCATGCCGGGCGGCATCGATCCGCACACCCATCTGGAAATGCCCTTCATGGGCACCACGGCGGCGGAGACCTGGGAGAGCGGCAGTTTCGCGGCGCTCTCTGGCGGAACCACCATGGTGGTCGACTTTGTCATTCCCGAGAATGAGAACCTCATCGGCGCACTCAACGCCTGGGAGGCGCGGGCCAGCCGACAGGCGAGCGCGGACTACTCGTTCCACATGTGTATCACCGGCTGGTCGCAGCCGGTGTTCGAGGCGATGGAGCAGGTGGTCGCGCGGGGCGTCAACAGCTTCAAGCACTTCATGGCCTACAAGGGCGCGCTGATGGTGGATGACGACCAGATGTTCGCCTCGTTCCAGCGCTGTGCGGCGCTCGGCGCGCTGCCGCTTGTCCATGCCGAGAATGGCGACATTGTCGCCGCGCTTCAGCAGAAGCTGCTGGCGGAGGGCGTGCGCGGACCCGAGGCGCATGCCTTCTCCCGCCCCGCCGAGGTGGAGGGCGAGGCGACCAACCGCGCGATCATGATCGCCGATGCGGCCGGCGTTCCGATCTACATCGTCCATGTGTCCTGCGAGCAATCACATGAAGCGATCCGCCGGGCCCGGCAGAAGGGCATGCGGGTCTATGGCGAGCCGCTGATCCAGCACCTGACCCTCGACGAAGGCGTCTACACCCACCCCGACTGGGACTACGCGGCGCAGCGGGTGATGTCCCCGCCCTTCCGCGACCGCGTGCATCAGGACAGCCTGTGGGCGGGACTTTCGGCCGGCTCGCTACAGGTCGTGGCCACCGATCACTGCGCCTTCACCACCGCGCAGAAGCGCATGGGAATGGACGACTTCACCCGCATTCCCAACGGCACGGGCGGGCTTGAGGACCGCATGCCGATGCTGTGGACGCGGGGCGTGGAGACGGGACGGCTGACGCCCAGCGAATTCGTCGCGGTGACCTCGACCAATATCGCGCGCATCCTCAATCTTTATCCGAGGAAAGGCGCGCTGGTGGCCGGCGCGGATGCCGATATCGTGGTGCTCGATCCCAAGGCGGGCAAGACCATTTCCGCCGCCCGGCAGACGTCGATCATCGACTACAACGTGTTCGAGGGCTTCGAGGTGCGCGGCCTGCCGCGCTACACGCTCTCGCGCGGCGAGGTGGTGTGGTCGCAGGGGCGCAACGACCTGCCGCGGCCGGGGCGGGGGCGCTTCATTCCCCGTCCGGCCTTCAACCCGGTGAACCGGGCGCTTTCCACCTGGAAGGCGCTGGTGGCGCCTCGCGCGGTGACCCGCGATCCCGCGCGCATGCCGATCGGGGTCTAG
- a CDS encoding NAD(P)H-dependent oxidoreductase: protein MRALVVYCHPVEKSFNAAVRDAVLRGLEKGGHEVDLLDLYAEDFNPILSRQERLDYHQPVVNALPVADHLARVKAADALIFVGPTWWYGPPAMLKGWLDRVLVPYETFGLPKPFRPLERRLTNIVFIAAVSTLGSPWFWWLWIGQPGRRILLDGVGGIVNPRARKVWLALHSMDSASAGKRSSFLSRVEARFARL, encoded by the coding sequence ATGCGGGCGCTGGTCGTCTACTGCCATCCGGTGGAGAAGAGCTTCAACGCCGCCGTGCGCGATGCGGTGCTTCGCGGGCTTGAGAAGGGCGGGCACGAGGTCGACCTTCTCGACCTGTACGCGGAGGACTTCAATCCGATCCTGAGCCGGCAAGAGCGGCTCGACTATCACCAGCCGGTCGTGAACGCCCTCCCGGTCGCCGATCACCTTGCCCGCGTGAAGGCGGCGGATGCGCTGATTTTCGTCGGCCCCACATGGTGGTACGGGCCACCGGCCATGCTGAAAGGCTGGCTCGACCGCGTGCTGGTTCCCTATGAGACCTTCGGCCTGCCCAAGCCCTTCCGGCCGCTGGAACGCCGGCTCACCAATATCGTCTTCATCGCCGCTGTGAGCACGCTCGGCTCACCGTGGTTCTGGTGGCTCTGGATCGGGCAGCCGGGACGGCGAATCCTTCTCGACGGCGTCGGCGGCATCGTTAACCCCCGCGCGCGGAAAGTGTGGCTGGCGCTCCACAGCATGGATTCGGCCAGCGCCGGCAAGCGCTCCAGCTTCCTTTCCCGCGTCGAGGCACGCTTCGCGCGGTTGTAG
- a CDS encoding AprI/Inh family metalloprotease inhibitor has product MSVSVHRPGPRRSLGPAQARRGVLALLLGTALVAAGGASGSRAQDVSPAEAAAGLAAEYQLTNADGDRTCALQLSAKRRSAGENARGGSPMFDLSFDRHACAAAILFSVDIAAWAPAPGNSILLLRGDGGLVAEFTEGINGTWEALREGDGVYFLVNPRLADAAQTQPEDLFGTWDLARTPGRPACRMRLSDVPMRPKAFRLDPDGNCGLLFGRSSVPDRWYLEQGDLILETATGARLVFARREEGDWSKTPEDNRPLFLSPAP; this is encoded by the coding sequence ATGAGCGTTTCGGTACATCGCCCCGGGCCGCGCCGGTCGCTTGGGCCGGCGCAGGCGCGCCGGGGTGTGCTTGCGCTTCTGCTCGGCACGGCGCTCGTCGCCGCGGGCGGGGCCAGCGGCTCGCGGGCGCAAGATGTCTCGCCCGCCGAGGCCGCCGCCGGCCTTGCCGCCGAGTATCAGCTCACCAATGCGGATGGCGACCGCACATGTGCCCTGCAGCTCTCGGCCAAACGCCGCAGCGCCGGTGAGAACGCCCGCGGCGGTTCGCCCATGTTCGATCTGAGCTTCGACAGACACGCCTGCGCCGCCGCCATTCTTTTCAGCGTCGACATCGCCGCCTGGGCGCCGGCTCCCGGCAATTCGATCCTTCTGCTGCGCGGCGACGGCGGGCTCGTCGCCGAATTCACCGAAGGGATCAATGGGACCTGGGAGGCGCTGCGCGAAGGCGACGGCGTCTATTTCCTCGTCAATCCACGCCTTGCCGACGCAGCCCAGACCCAGCCCGAGGATCTGTTCGGCACATGGGATCTCGCCCGCACGCCGGGCCGCCCCGCCTGCCGCATGCGCCTGTCGGACGTACCCATGCGCCCCAAGGCCTTCCGGCTTGATCCGGACGGCAATTGCGGGCTGCTGTTCGGACGCTCCAGCGTGCCGGACCGGTGGTATCTGGAACAGGGAGACCTGATCCTGGAGACGGCGACCGGGGCGCGGCTTGTCTTCGCCCGGCGCGAGGAAGGCGACTGGAGCAAGACGCCGGAAGACAACCGTCCCCTCTTCCTCAGCCCCGCTCCCTGA
- a CDS encoding 2-hydroxyacid dehydrogenase — protein MPTIPPLPDLLQTGPMMPMIERQLAEHFTVHRLDEDGAEKMLAEVGPRIRAVATGVGSTAGGANRVTRELLARLPGVEIVSNFGVGYDAVDTAAAAERGIVVTNTPGVLDDEVADLSVALLLATIRRLPQAERHLRAGLWPKGGFPLSPTLRDRTIGIVGMGRIGQAIARRLEGFGRPIVYHSRRPVAGLPYTHYPSLIDMARDVDAMIVIVPGGPETQHMINAEVLKALGPTGSLINVARGSVVDEAALIQALAEGTIASAGLDVFADEPHVPAALMAMDNVVLLPHVASATHVTRDAMGQLVVDNLTAWFAGRPPLTPVPETPVSSRA, from the coding sequence ATGCCCACCATCCCTCCCCTGCCGGACCTGCTTCAGACGGGTCCCATGATGCCCATGATCGAGCGGCAGCTCGCGGAGCATTTCACCGTCCACCGGCTGGACGAGGATGGCGCGGAGAAAATGCTCGCCGAGGTCGGCCCTCGCATCCGCGCGGTGGCGACGGGTGTCGGCTCCACCGCCGGAGGCGCGAACCGCGTCACCCGGGAACTTCTCGCCCGCCTGCCCGGGGTCGAGATCGTGTCCAATTTCGGCGTCGGCTATGACGCGGTGGACACGGCCGCCGCCGCCGAACGCGGCATCGTGGTCACCAATACGCCGGGCGTGCTGGACGACGAGGTCGCGGACCTGTCGGTCGCCCTCCTGCTCGCCACGATCCGCCGCCTGCCGCAGGCCGAGCGGCATCTGCGCGCCGGTCTCTGGCCGAAAGGCGGCTTCCCGCTCTCCCCGACCCTGCGCGACCGGACCATCGGCATCGTCGGCATGGGGCGGATCGGACAGGCGATCGCCCGGCGCCTCGAGGGCTTCGGTCGACCGATCGTCTATCACAGCCGCCGCCCCGTCGCCGGCCTGCCCTACACGCACTATCCCTCGCTCATCGACATGGCCCGCGACGTCGATGCCATGATCGTCATCGTCCCCGGCGGCCCGGAGACGCAGCACATGATCAACGCCGAGGTTCTCAAGGCCCTCGGTCCCACGGGTTCGCTGATCAATGTGGCACGCGGCTCGGTAGTGGACGAGGCGGCGCTCATCCAGGCGCTCGCCGAGGGCACCATCGCCAGCGCCGGCCTCGACGTGTTCGCCGACGAACCCCACGTGCCCGCGGCGCTGATGGCGATGGACAATGTCGTCCTGCTTCCCCATGTCGCCTCCGCCACCCATGTGACGCGCGACGCCATGGGGCAGCTGGTGGTGGACAATCTCACCGCCTGGTTCGCCGGTCGCCCTCCGCTCACCCCGGTGCCCGAAACGCCTGTTTCATCGAGGGCCTGA
- a CDS encoding MarR family winged helix-turn-helix transcriptional regulator, with the protein MKDGFDKSIGHRLQHAARLQRALAARKLQEFGLFPGQETVLKLLMASDGRTMTELATALQVRPPTASKTVGRLSAQGLLVRRASEGDARLVRVHLTEEGRTRAQAIDGIWSSLEDTMVDGLDGKDRKRLRKLLRRIEKNLSGQLGTVDMEPDEDANDLAEETV; encoded by the coding sequence ATGAAGGACGGCTTCGATAAGAGTATCGGTCATCGGCTTCAGCATGCCGCCCGGCTTCAGCGCGCCCTCGCGGCACGCAAGCTTCAGGAGTTCGGCCTTTTTCCTGGACAGGAGACCGTTCTGAAGCTGCTCATGGCGTCGGACGGGCGCACCATGACCGAGCTGGCCACGGCGTTGCAGGTTCGCCCGCCCACGGCCTCCAAGACGGTCGGGCGCCTCTCGGCGCAGGGGCTCCTGGTGCGCCGCGCATCGGAGGGCGACGCCCGGCTGGTGCGCGTCCATCTCACCGAGGAAGGCCGGACGCGGGCGCAGGCGATCGACGGCATCTGGTCCTCGCTTGAAGACACGATGGTGGACGGCCTCGACGGCAAGGATCGCAAACGGCTCCGCAAGCTTTTGCGGCGCATCGAGAAAAACCTGTCCGGCCAGCTCGGCACCGTCGACATGGAGCCGGACGAGGATGCCAACGATCTCGCGGAAGAGACCGTCTAA
- a CDS encoding FAD-binding oxidoreductase, which yields MAYDIAALKTRLAGLRIEENPALVRQKSRDFYWYSPTLKRQLDDVSADIVAFPSNEDEVLRILAACFDLSIPVTPRGAGTGNYGQAMPLAGGLVLDLSALDKVIEIAPGRVRAQAGAIMADIDTACRPSGQELRLHPSTYRTASIGGFIAGGSGGVGSITWGGLRDLGNIIALRIATMEATPRILELSGEALQQVSHAYGTNGIILDVEMPLAPACDWIEVMIGFDDFGTAATYANALGEQDAILKKLLSVIAAPLPQDAFLRHRKYLPADAHIVLAMIAPIAAAAFADFTARWGGWTLFRSDALSPAEAKGLPPLYELSWNHTTLRALRVDPSITYLQTLYPFPNQLDLVARIHAELGAEVPAHLEFVRFDGKITCFGLPLVRFTTEERLDDIIARHEAMGIPVFNPHRYTLEEGGMKQTDATQLAFKREADPAGLLNPGKMIAWEHPDFDFGAGRTYLFPGLRNVS from the coding sequence ATGGCCTATGATATCGCCGCGCTGAAAACCCGGCTGGCAGGGCTGCGTATTGAGGAGAACCCCGCGCTGGTCCGGCAGAAAAGCCGCGACTTCTACTGGTACTCGCCGACGCTGAAGCGCCAGCTGGACGATGTTAGCGCCGACATCGTCGCCTTCCCGTCGAATGAGGACGAGGTGCTGCGCATCCTCGCAGCCTGCTTCGATCTCTCCATCCCCGTCACCCCGCGCGGCGCCGGCACCGGCAATTACGGGCAGGCCATGCCCCTGGCAGGGGGCCTGGTGCTTGACCTGTCCGCCCTCGACAAGGTGATCGAGATCGCGCCCGGCCGGGTGCGGGCGCAGGCCGGCGCGATCATGGCCGACATCGACACCGCCTGCCGCCCCTCGGGACAGGAACTGCGGCTCCACCCCTCGACCTACCGGACGGCATCCATCGGCGGCTTCATCGCCGGCGGGTCGGGCGGTGTGGGGTCGATCACCTGGGGCGGCCTGCGCGACCTTGGCAACATCATCGCACTGCGCATCGCCACCATGGAGGCGACCCCGCGCATCCTTGAACTGAGTGGCGAGGCACTCCAGCAGGTCTCCCACGCCTATGGCACCAACGGCATTATCCTCGACGTCGAGATGCCACTGGCGCCCGCCTGCGACTGGATCGAGGTGATGATCGGTTTTGACGATTTCGGCACCGCCGCCACCTATGCCAATGCACTGGGCGAGCAGGATGCCATTTTGAAAAAGCTGCTTTCGGTGATCGCGGCTCCCCTGCCGCAGGACGCCTTCCTTCGCCACCGAAAGTATCTGCCGGCGGACGCCCATATCGTGCTGGCGATGATCGCGCCGATCGCCGCCGCGGCCTTCGCGGACTTCACCGCACGCTGGGGCGGGTGGACGCTGTTCCGTTCGGATGCGCTGTCTCCCGCCGAGGCGAAGGGTCTGCCCCCGCTTTACGAGCTGTCATGGAACCACACCACGCTCAGGGCGCTGCGGGTCGATCCCTCCATCACCTATCTGCAGACGCTGTATCCCTTCCCCAACCAGCTCGACCTCGTCGCCCGCATCCATGCCGAACTCGGGGCCGAGGTGCCGGCGCATCTCGAATTCGTCCGCTTTGATGGCAAAATCACCTGCTTCGGCCTCCCTCTGGTGCGTTTCACCACCGAGGAGCGGCTGGACGACATTATCGCGCGGCACGAGGCGATGGGCATTCCGGTCTTCAATCCGCACCGCTACACGCTGGAGGAAGGCGGCATGAAGCAAACCGACGCGACCCAGCTCGCCTTCAAGCGCGAGGCCGATCCCGCCGGGCTGCTCAACCCCGGCAAGATGATCGCCTGGGAGCATCCCGATTTCGATTTCGGCGCGGGACGCACCTACCTCTTTCCCGGCCTAAGGAACGTTTCCTGA
- a CDS encoding Zn-dependent hydrolase produces the protein MAASTDNMRSDGTRLWGSLMEMAAIGPGVRGGNNRQALTDSDAQGRRLFARWCEGAGLAVSVDAMGTMFARREGTDPDAAPVLIGSHLDTQPTGGRFDGVLGVLGALEVVRTLNDLGIRTRHPVEVVNWTNEEGTRFAPAMVASAVYAGVMSLDEAYAATDAAGITLGAELERIGFKGSRPARVSAGPAPRAYFELHIEQGPILEAEGLDIGVVTHGQGTRWLQVTLTGREAHTGSTPMPRRLNAGLGMARVMELVDTVAWQHAPLAVGAVGHVDVYPNSRNIIAGRTVFTIDIRHPELAVLDAMDAAIREGTAAIAARMGLGVEIAQVNAFDPVAFDPALVGHVRVAAARLGYGHRDMVSGAGHDACWVAGVAPAAMIFCPCVDGLSHNEDETITPEWAKAGADVLLHAVLATAEVV, from the coding sequence ATGGCCGCCTCGACCGACAATATGCGCAGCGATGGTACGCGGCTCTGGGGTAGCCTGATGGAGATGGCGGCCATCGGCCCGGGCGTTCGTGGGGGCAATAATCGGCAGGCGCTGACCGATTCCGATGCGCAGGGACGCCGGCTGTTCGCGCGCTGGTGCGAGGGCGCGGGACTTGCCGTATCGGTCGATGCCATGGGCACGATGTTCGCTCGCCGCGAGGGCACCGACCCCGATGCCGCGCCGGTGCTGATCGGCTCTCATCTCGATACACAGCCGACAGGCGGCCGGTTCGACGGCGTGCTTGGCGTGCTCGGCGCGCTGGAGGTGGTGCGCACGCTGAACGATCTCGGCATCCGCACCCGCCATCCGGTGGAGGTGGTGAACTGGACCAATGAGGAGGGCACCCGCTTCGCCCCCGCCATGGTGGCCTCCGCCGTCTATGCCGGTGTGATGAGCCTCGACGAGGCCTATGCCGCCACCGATGCCGCCGGCATCACGCTGGGCGCGGAGCTGGAGCGGATCGGCTTCAAGGGCAGCCGCCCGGCCCGCGTGTCGGCCGGCCCGGCGCCCCGCGCCTATTTCGAGCTGCACATCGAGCAGGGGCCGATCCTTGAGGCCGAAGGGCTCGACATCGGCGTGGTGACGCATGGCCAGGGTACGCGCTGGCTTCAGGTAACGCTCACCGGCCGCGAGGCGCATACCGGCTCGACTCCCATGCCGCGTCGCCTGAATGCGGGGCTCGGCATGGCGCGGGTGATGGAGCTGGTGGACACGGTGGCGTGGCAGCATGCGCCGCTGGCGGTGGGCGCAGTGGGCCATGTCGACGTCTACCCGAACTCGCGCAACATCATCGCCGGGCGGACGGTCTTCACCATCGACATCCGCCATCCCGAGCTTGCCGTGCTCGACGCGATGGACGCGGCAATCCGCGAGGGCACAGCCGCGATCGCGGCGAGGATGGGCCTTGGCGTCGAGATAGCGCAGGTGAACGCCTTCGATCCCGTCGCCTTTGATCCTGCTCTCGTCGGCCATGTCCGGGTGGCGGCGGCCCGGCTCGGTTATGGCCATCGCGACATGGTGTCGGGGGCGGGGCATGATGCCTGCTGGGTCGCCGGGGTGGCGCCCGCCGCCATGATCTTCTGCCCCTGCGTGGACGGGCTGAGCCACAACGAGGACGAGACCATCACTCCCGAATGGGCCAAGGCAGGCGCCGACGTGCTGCTGCACGCGGTACTGGCCACCGCCGAGGTGGTGTGA
- a CDS encoding carbohydrate ABC transporter permease codes for MKLMRTVGFYVLVTAILLFSVFPFYYAILTSFETGTAIFTPNYLPESLDLANYAQVLGHGYFPRNVLNSVIVAAATVGISLFLGLTAAFALARIKFRGRKLLLLTVLSVSMFPQIAVLAGLFEIVRLLGLYNSLGSLVMSYLIFTLPFTVWVLTTFMRDLPVEIEEAAIIDGAGPWHIVSRVFLPLMWPALVTTGLLAFIQAWNEFLFALTFVSSNSTRTAPVAIALISGTSAQETPWGALMAASVVVTTPLIILVLIFQRRIVAGLTAGGVKG; via the coding sequence ATGAAACTCATGCGAACGGTCGGGTTCTATGTTCTGGTGACGGCGATCCTGCTGTTCTCCGTCTTCCCGTTCTACTACGCGATCCTCACCTCCTTCGAGACCGGCACGGCAATCTTCACGCCGAACTACCTGCCGGAAAGCCTCGATCTGGCCAATTACGCGCAGGTGCTGGGGCACGGTTACTTCCCGCGCAACGTGCTCAATTCGGTCATCGTCGCGGCGGCGACGGTGGGCATTTCGCTGTTCCTCGGCCTCACCGCCGCCTTCGCGCTGGCGCGGATCAAGTTTCGCGGCCGCAAGCTGCTTCTGCTCACCGTATTGTCGGTGTCGATGTTCCCGCAGATCGCGGTGCTGGCGGGGCTGTTCGAAATCGTGCGCCTGCTCGGGCTCTACAATTCGCTCGGCAGCCTGGTCATGAGCTACCTGATCTTCACCCTGCCCTTCACGGTGTGGGTGCTGACCACCTTCATGCGCGACCTGCCGGTGGAGATCGAGGAAGCCGCCATCATCGACGGCGCCGGCCCCTGGCACATCGTCAGCCGGGTATTCCTGCCGCTGATGTGGCCGGCGCTGGTGACCACGGGCCTGCTCGCCTTCATTCAGGCGTGGAACGAGTTCCTCTTCGCGCTGACCTTCGTCTCCTCGAACAGCACGCGAACGGCGCCGGTCGCCATTGCGCTGATCTCGGGCACCTCGGCGCAGGAAACGCCCTGGGGCGCCCTCATGGCCGCGTCGGTGGTGGTGACGACACCGTTGATCATCCTCGTCCTCATCTTCCAGCGCCGCATCGTGGCCGGGCTCACCGCCGGCGGGGTCAAGGGATGA